The following DNA comes from Pantanalinema sp..
CACCGGCCTGGGAGCCATCACCCCTCTCGGCTCCTCGGTGACCAAGTACTGGGAAGGCCTCAAGGCCGGCAAGAGCGGCATCGCCGCCATCGCCTCGATCGACGCCTCGGCTTTGCCGGTGCGCTTCGCCGGCGAGGTCAAGGACTTCGATCCGACCGAGTACATGGAACGCAAGGAAGCCAAGCGCACCGCGCGCTTCACCCACTTCGCCGTCGCTGCAGCCAAGCAGGCCTGGGCCGATGCCGGCCTCGACAAAGACGCCCTCGACATGGAGCGCGTCGGCGTCTTCATCGGCTCGGGCATGGGCGCCCTCGACGTGATCGAGGAGGAGACCCTCAAGCTCCGCGACAAGGGCGCCGACCGCGTCAGCCCCTTCCTCATCCCCTCGGTCATCGTGAACATGGCAGGCGGCAACGTGGCCATCCACCTGGGCGCCAAGGGCCCCAACCTGTGCCACGTCTCGGCCTGCTCCACCGGCGCCCACGCCATCGGCGACGCCTTCCGCCAGCTGCAGTTCGGCGAAGTCGACGTCATGCTCGCCGGCGGCACCGAGGCGACCATCACCCCGCTCGCGATCGCGGGCTTCGCATCGGCCAAGGCCCTCTCCACCGGCCACGCCTCGGGTGATCCCACCCGCGCGAGCCGCCCCTTCGACGTGGACCGCAACGGCTTCGTCATGGGCGAGGGCGCGGGCGTCCTGGTGCTCGAGACCCTCGAGCACGCCAAGGCGCGCGGCGCGCGGATCCTGGCCGAGGTCGTCGGCTACGGCCTGACCGACGACGCCCACCACATCACCATGCCCGCCCCCGAGGGCGAGGGCGTCCAGCGCGCCATGAAGAAGGCGCTCAAGGAGGCCGGCCTCGAGCCCCAAGACGTGGACTACATCAACGCCCACGGCACCTCGACCGGCGCCAACGACAAGTACGAGTCGGCCGCCTACCGCGGCGTCTTCGGCGCGCATGCCAAGAAGATCCCCATCTCCTCGACCAAGAGCATGACGGGCCACCTGCTCGGAGCCGCCGGCGCCGTCGAGGCGATCGCCTGCGTCATGGTCCTCAACGAGGGGATCCTGCCGCCCACCATCAACCTCGAGACGCCCGACCCCGAGTGCGACCTGGACTACGTGCCCAACGCGGCGCGCCAGGCCGAGGTGGACGTCTGCATGACCAACAACATGGGCTTCGGCGGCCACAACGCGAGCCTCGTCTTCCGTCGCTTCGCGTGAGCCGGCCGGTCCTCGAGTTCGTCGAGAAGGTCCTCGGCCTGCCGGTGCGGGGCGAGGACCTCTTCGAGCAGGCCCTGACCCACTCCTCCTTCACGGGCCACCCTCACTACGAGCGGCTGGAGTTTTTGGGCGACGCGGTGCTCAAGCTGGTCGCCTCCGCGTGGATCTACGAGCGCTTCGGGGCGCTCTCCGAGGGGGAGATGACCAAGATCCGCGCGCGGATCGTCTCGGACGCCACCCTCTCGACGATCGCTCGCCGCCTGGATCTGCCGGGCTACATGCGCTTCGGCAAGGCCGAGGAGCGCACCGGCGGCCGCAAGAAGGTCGGCAACATCGCGGCCTCGCTCGAGGCGGTCTTCGCCGCGGTGCACCTCACCTACGGCCTGGAGGTCGTCACGGCCCTCATCCGTCAGCTGCTCGAGGCCGAGCTGGTGACGGCCGCCGAGGCCCCCGGCGCCGAGAACTCCAAGGCCCTCTTGCAGGAGCTGACCCAGGAGCGCTTCGGGACCCTGCCGATCTACCGGGTGACCGGCGGCGAGGGGCCCCTGCACCACCACACCTTCTTCGTGGAGGTCGAGGTGGAAGGCAGCGTCCTCGGCCACGGCAAGGGCGCCTCCAAGAAGCAGGCCGAGCAAGCCGCGGCGGCCGTCGCCCTCGTGGCGCTCGAAAGGTCCGAACCATGCGCAAAACCCTGATCGCCCCCTCCGTCCTGTCCGCCGACTTCGCCGACCTCGGCGGCGAGCTTCGCCGGATCGAGAAGGCGGGCGCCGACTGGGTCCACCTGGACGTCATGGACGGCCACTTCGTGCCCAACATGACCTTCGGCCCCGGCGTCATCACGGCCATGCGGCCCCACTCGAACCTGCCCTTCGACGTCCACCTGATGATCGAGTCGCCCGAGCAATACCTGCTCGCCTACAAGCAGGCGGGCGCCGACCTGCTCACGGTCCACGCCGAGGCGTGCCCGCACCTGCACCGCACGGTCCACGGGATCAAGGAGATGGGCATCAAGGCGGGGGTCGCCCTGAACCCCTCGACCAGCGAGGAAGCCCTGCGCTACCTGATCCAGGACCTGGACCTGGTGCTCGTCATGAGCGTCAACCCGGGCTTCGGGGGCCAGGGCTTCATCCCGGGGGTGCTGCGCAAGATCAAGGCCATCCGCGAGATGGCGGACGCCGCCGGACGCGACCTGCGCATCGGGGTGGACGGCGGCATCAACGTCACGAGCGGCCGCCAGGTGGTCGAGGCCGGCGCGGACGTCCTGATCGCGGGGTCCTACGTCTTCGGCGCGCCGGACGCGGCCGAGGCGATCGCGTCGCTTCGGAGCTAAAGGCCCTTCAAGCGGCCACGGGCACCACCCTCGGCGTTCTCTATCGACACGGGTATGATTGTAGCGACGATGACGAGCGGGAAGGCGGCGTGAAATGAGCCCGACGATTCACCGGGAGCGTGGGTTTGCCTTCGTGCTCAACACGGACGATCACGAGCCCCCTCACCTGCATTTGTTCAAAAGCGAATGGGAAGCTAAGATCGCTCTCGGGGATCTGAAAACGCGACCATGGGTAATCGACCCGGGCAGGATGCCAGGACACGAGGTACGAGAGGCAATACGCTTGGTCATGCGCAATCAGGGGCGCTTTCTTGCGGAATGGAGGAAGTACCATGGCTGACTGGAAGCCAACCTGGCAAGAGCCGACCGACACGGAGCTAGACGCGGAGATCGAGGCCGCCCGGGTGAGGGCGGACAGATCCCGTGAAGACGCGGTACTCGCCCTATCAGCCCGCTACGATCGCGCAACACGGCGCGTGATCGTGGAATTGAACACGGGTTCGACCTTCATCTTTCCGGTGGATAGGGTGCAGGGCCTGCAAGGCGCGACGGATGACGATCTCGCCACCATTGGCGTGATGCCGCTTGGCGACCTGCTGGAGTGGCCCCGCCTGGACTGGCATTGCAGCCTTCCTGCCTTGATGGCCGGGCACTACGGCTCGAAGGCATGGATGGAGCGGCAGCACACGACGCAGCCCGAGCAGCACCGTGCAGCCGACGGCTGAGCAAACCACGCCTCACTGCGCTTTTCGATGTACGGCGATAGTCGTGTAGCCTAAACACGCATCACGCCTTTATTTCATGTAATAATCAAGCAGGATTTGGCTGACCACGCCAGGTTCAGCCAGCTTGTCTTGCGGAATCATCCGGTCGCTCGGCATTTAATCCGAACACTGCTAGGAAACCAATTCATGTCCAACCCGAATCTCTCATCCTTCATCTGGTCCGTCGCAGACCTGCTACGCGGTGATTACAAGCAATCTGAGTACGGCAAGGTGATCCTGCCCTTCACCGTGCTGAGGCGCCTAGACTGCGTCCTCGAGGAGACCAAGCCAGCGGTCCTCGCCGAGAAAGCGCTGAGGGAAAAAGCCGGGCTCAACCCCGAGCCCTTCCTGCTCAAGAAGTCCAGGCAGTTCTTCTTCAACACCTCCCCCCTCGATCTCAAGAAGCTGATGGGGGACCAGGACAACATCGGCGAGCACCTGCGCTCCTACATCCAGGGTTTCTCGCCGGCGGTGCGGGACATCTTCGAGAGCTTCGAGTTCCACACCCAGATCGACAAGCTCTCGAAGGCAGGCCTGCTCTACCTCATCACCGAGAAGTTCGCGAACATCGACCTGCACCCCCAGGTCGTGAGCAACGCCCAGATGGGCCTCGTGTTCGAGGAGCTGATTCGCAAGTTCGCCGAGCTCTCGAACGAGACCGCCGGGGAGCACTTCACGCCCCGGGAAGTCATCCGGCTGATGGTCAACCTCCTGTTCATCGAGGACGACGAGGCGCTCTCGAAGCCGGGCGTGGTTCGATCGCTCTATGACCCCACCGCCGGGACAGGGGGCATGCTGAGCGTGGCCGACGACCACCTTGCGTCGCACAACCCTGACGCCCGTCTTGCCATGTACGGCCAGGAGCTCAATCCGGAGTCCTACGCAATCTGCAAGGCCGATATGCTCATCAAGGGCCAGGACATCGCCAACATCGTCCAGGGCAACACGCTCTCGGCCGATGGGCTCCCGGGCAAGCACTTTGACTACATGCTCTCGAACCCGCCCTTTGGGGTCGAATGGAAAAAGATCGAGCGCGAGATCCGCAAGGAAGCCGAGGACCTCGGCCACGCGGGTCGCTTCGGCCCCGGCCTGCCCCGGGTGAGCGACGGCTCGCTTCTCTTCCTGCTGCATCTCCTCTCCAAGATGCGCCCATCGAAGGATGGGGGTAGCCGCTTCGGCATCGTCCTGAACGGATCGCCGCTCTTCACGGGCGCCGCCGGCTCGGGCGAGAGCGAGATTCGCCGTCACGTCCTGGAGAATGACCTCGTCGAGGCCATCATCGCGCTACCGACCGACATGTTCTACAACACGGGCATCGCCACCTACGTCTGGATCGTGAGCAACCGCAAGCCCGAGCGACGCAAGGGCAAGGTCCAGCTCATCGACGCGAGCAACTTCTTTCAGAAAATGCGGAAGAGCCTCGGCAGCAAGCGCAAGGAGCTCGGCCCCGAGCACATCGACGACATCACGCGGCTGTTCGGCGGCTTCGAGGAGGTCACTCGCGACGGCATCCCCATCAGCCGCATCTTCCGGAACGAGGACTTCGGCTACCGGACGATCACTGTCGAGCGCCCTCAACGGGACGAGCAGGGCCGTGTCGTTCTGGCCACGAAGGGCAAGGCCAAGGGCAAGCCCATGCCGGACACGAGCCTTCGAGATACCGAGAATGTACCGCTATCGGTGGATGTCGAGGCATACTTCAAGCGTGAGGTGCTGCCCCACGCCGCCGATGCCTGGATCGAGCACGAGAAAACGAAGGTCGGCTACGAGATCCCTTTCAACCGTCAATTCTATGTCTTTCAGACACCCCGACCGCTTGCTGAGATAGATGCGGAGCTCAAGGGTGTAACTGAACGGATCATGGTGATGCTCGGGGGGCTCTCGTCGTGAGCTTCAAGCGCTATTCGACGTACAAGGCCAGCGGTGTCAAATGGCTAGATGTAGTGCCGTCTCACTGGGAAATGAAGCGACTCCGCTATGTAGCTGCCCTGAATCCACCCAGGTCCGAAGTGAGCGACCTTCCTGGTTCAATGCCTGTCTCTTTCCTTCCGATGGAGTTGATTGGCGACGACGGTACCCTACGCTTGCTCAACGAAAAGAAGCTTGACGACATCGGTACTGGCTACTCGTATTTCCGCGAGGGTGATATCACGATCGCCAAGATTACTCCTTGCTACGAAAATGGAAAAGGCGCCCTGATGCAAGGGCTTGTCAATGGAATTGGGTTTGGAACCACTGAGCTAATTGTCGTCCGTCCCAACCCGGAGCTGGCAAGTGGTGCTTTCCTGCACTACCTCTTCAACTCTTCGGAGTTCCGGAAACTCGGTGAAGGTCAAATGTACGGGGCGGGAGGACAAAAGCGGATCCCTGATACCTTCGTACGGGACTTCAAAGCCGCGCTCCCCCCCCTAGTTGAGCAAGGTGCCATCGTAGACTTCCTCGACCGTGAGACGGCAAAGATCGATGTACTCGTGGCCGAGCAGCAGCGGCTTGTCGAGTTGCTGGAAGAGAAACGCCAAGCTGTCATCTCTCATGCCGTGACCAAGGGATTGAATTCCGAGGCTGCGATGAACGACTCAGGTATCAAGTGGCTTGGGGAAGTGCCCGCTCATTGGAAGGTCGTTTGTGTAAGGCGAATCATAGAACGGTTCGAGCAAGGCTGGAGTCCAGATTGCCTCGGATTCTCCGCAGAAGAAGGGTCTTGGGGCGTTCTCAAGTCGGGCTGCGTCAATTGGGGTGTCTTCAATGAGAATGAGAACAAGGCGCTTCCTGAAAGCCTCGAGCCAATTCCTGCACTGGAGGTTCGAGCAGGTGACGTGCTGATGTCTCGCGCAAGCGGATCTCCGGAATTGATTGGGTCAGTGGCTTACGTATACTCAACAAGGCCCGCGCTGATGTTGTCAGACAAGATTTTTCGGCTTCACCCATCGCCTTCTATCAACCCTGAGTATCTAGTCGCAGTGTTTAACTCGACCTGTGTTCGGGCTCAGATCGTCAGTTCAATCAGCGGCGCGGAGGGGCTGGCCAACAATCTTTCACAGGCATCTATTAAGAGCTTCTACCTGGTGCTCCCCCCTCGCGACGAGCAAGCTGCAATCATTGCTTTCATCAAGCAGGAAGTAGCGCTGCTTGATCGCCTATCTGAAGAGACCAAGAGAGCAATCGCTACTCTTCAGGAACGCCGTTGCGCTCTCATTTCAGCGGCCGTAACCGGACAAATCGACGTCCGCACACCGGTGGAGGCCCTTGCTGTATGAGCGACCTGAAGCTGTTCCGATATGATGAGCAGTCAGCCACCGCCCTTCCGGGCGATGCGCGTCCGATTGAGAAATCCCTTCAGAAGCTAATCGAAAGCCAGATGGAGACCTTCCTCGGCGTGCGCTGCCTGGCAAGCGAGTACAGCACGGGGAAGACCCACAAGGGACGCATCGATAGCCTCGGCCTCGACGAGAACGGCTGCCCCGTCATCATCGAGTACAAGCGCCACATCAACGAGAACGTCATCAACCAGGGCCTGTTCTACCTCGACTGGCTGCTCGACCACCAGGCCGAGTTCCGCTGGCTGGTGATGGAGCAGCTCAACAAAGAAGATGCGAACAACATCCAGTGGCAGGGCACCCGCCTGCTGTGCATCGCCGCCGACTTTACCAAGTACGACGAGCACGCCGTGGCGCAGATCAACCGCAACATCGAGTTGATCCGCTACAAGCTGTTCGGGCCTGACCTGCTTCTTCTCGAACTCGTCAACGCGGTGAGCGGCCCGAGTACCGCGCTGACGACCACAAACACATCAGAGCCAGAGCTAGAGCCCGTCGTTACTTCGGAGAAGTCAACCACCAAGACCAATGCCCAGCAAATCGGATCTGCCTCCCCCGCGCTGCGTGGTCTGCTCGAACAAATGGAAAGCTTCATCACCTCACTGGGCGACGACGTCCAAGTGAATCCGCTCAAGTTGTACACGGCCTACCGGCGCTTGCGCAACTTCGCGTGCTCCACTGTCGTGCCCAAACAAGACGCCCGCATCCTACTCTGGCTGAGCATCGACCCCGCCAGCGTGCAGCTCGAAGAAGGCTTCACCCGGGATGTCAGCAACATCGGCCACTGGGGCACGGGAAATCTGGAGGTCTCAATCCGCGATGAGCGGTCGCTTGAGAAAGCAAAGGCCCTCATTCTGCGCTGCTACCAGGAGAGTTGAAATGCCCTCACTGCACCAAGAGATCAGCTTCGAGACCGAGATCTGCGACCATCTGGCCGCCAACGGCTGGCTATACGCGGAAGGGGATGCCAAGGCCTATGATCGGGCTCGAGCGCTTTTCCCCGACGATGTCCTGACCTGGGTGCAGGCTACCCAGCCGAAAGCATGGGAAATCCTCACCAATAACCACGGTGCCAAGGCCGCTGAGACCCTTCTCGACCGCCTGAGGGACCAGCTCGACAAGCGCGGAACTCTGGACGTCTTGCGCCAAGGCATCGAGCTCCTGGGCCTGAAGCAGCCGCTCAAGCTGGCCGAGTTCAAGCCCGCACTCGCCATCAACCCCGAGATCCTGGAGCGCTACGAGACCAATCGCCTGCGGGTCATCCGCCAGGTGCGCTACTCTCTCCACAATGAGAACTGCATCGACCTCGTACTCTTCCTCAACGGCCTGCCCGTCGCCACGGTCGAGCTCAAGACGGACTTCACCCAGAGCATCGCCGACGCCATCGACCAGTATCGCTTCGACCGCCAGCCCCGCCCCAAGGGCTTTCCCGCCGAACCCCTCTTGAGCTTCCCGAGCGGGGCCCTGGTTCACTTCGCCGTGAGCAACAGCGAGGTCCACATGGTGACGCGCCTGGAAGGCCCCGAGACCGTCTTCCTGCCCTTCAACCTGGGCAACGAGGGCGGGGCTGGCAATCCCCTGAATCCAAAGGGGGGGCACCGCACCGCCTACCTCTGGGAGCAAATCTGGGCGCGCGAGAGCTGGCTCGAGATCCTCGGGCGCTACCTCACCGCCCAGCGGGACAAACAAAAGAAGCTCACCCGCATCATCTTCCCGCGCTTCCACCAGCTCGACGTCACCCGCAAGCTCCAGAAGGCGGTCCTGCGGGACGGCCCCGGCACGAAGTACCTCATCCAGCATTCGGCGGGCTCGGGAAAGACCAACTCCATCGCCTGGACGGCGCACTTCCTGGCCGAGCTCCACGACGCCAGTCATAACAAGGTCTTCGACACGGTCATCGTCATCTCGGACAGGACCGTCATCGACACCCAGCTTCAGGAGGCGATCTTCGACTTCGAGCGGACGACCGGCGTTGTCGCGACCATCCGGGGAGAAGCCAACAGCAAGAGCGGGGAGCTCGCGAAGGCCCTGTCAGGCTCCAAGAAGATCGTCGTCTGCACCATCCAGACCTTCCCGTTTGCCCTCCAGGAAGTCCGCAAGCTCGCGGCCACCCAGGGCAAGCGCTTCGCGGTCATCGCGGACGAGGCTCACAGCTCGCAGACGGGCGAAGCCGCGGCCAAGCTCAAGGCGCTCCTCTCCCCCGAAGAGCTCGAAGCGCTCGGTGACGGCGGCGAGGTGAGCACCGAGGATATCCTCGCCGCTCAGATGGCAGCCCGTGCCGATCACGCGGGCATCACCTTCGTGGCCTTCACCGCCACCCCCAAGCACAAGACGCTTGAGCTCTTCGGAACCCGACCCGACCCGTCGAGCAACCCCGGCCCGGAAAACGTGCCGGCCCCCTTCCACGTCTACTCGATGCGGCAGGCCATCGAGGAAGGATTCATCCTCGACGTGCTGCGAAACTACACGCCGTACGCTCTGGCATTCAAGATCGCCAATGGCGGTGAGGAGTTCGACGAAAAGGCCGTCGACCGTAGCGCCGCCCTGAAGAAGCTCATGGGCTGGGTGAAGCTCCACCCCTACAACATCGCTCAGAAGGTCCAGGTGGTCGTCGACCATTACCGCACCCAGGTCGCGGGTCTGCTGGGCGGCAAGGCCAAGGCGATGGTGGTGATCAGCAGCCGCCTCGAGGCCGTTCGCTGGCAACTCGCCATCCAGAGGTTCATCCTCGAGCGAGGCTACAAGATCGGGACGCTCGTCGCATTCTCCGGAGAGGTCGCCGACGAGCAGTCCGGCCCCGAGCCGTTCTCCGAGAACAGCAAGACCCTGAATCCACGCCTCAAGGGGCGGGATATCCGGAAGGCCTTCGAGGGCGACGAGTACCAGATTCTACTGGTCGCCAACAAGTTCCAGACGGGATTCGACCAGCCGCTGCTCTGCGGGATGTACGTCGACAAACGCCTGGCGGGCATCCAGGCGGTCCAGACCCTTTCGCGCTTGAACCGGGCATACCCCGGAAAAGAGACGACCTACATCCTCGATTTCGTCAATGACCCTGCCGACATCCTCGCAGCCTTCAAGACCTATCACACGACAGCGGAGCTCTCAGGGACCACCGACCCCCACCTCGTGTTCGACCTCCGTGCCAAGCTCGACTCGCAGGGCTATTACGACGACCACGAGGTAGAACGCGTGGTCCGGGCGGATCTCAACCCGAACTCCAAGCAAAGTGACCTGGTGAAGGCCATCGAGCCGGTTGCCGATCGCCTGATCAAGCGCTACAAGGCGGCTCAAGCCGCCTTCCGCTCAGCCAAGGCTCACGGAGATTCGCAGGCGAGCCAGGACGCGAAGAGCGAGCTGGATGCCATGCTCCTCTTCAAATCTGACGTCGGGGCCTACATTCGGCTCTACACCTTCCTCTCCCAGATCTTCGACTACGCAAACACCGACATCGAGAAGCGCGCGATCTTCTTCAAGCGCCTCCTGCCGTTGCTCGAGTTCGGGCGCGAGCGCGAGGAGATCGACCTATCCAAGGTGCAGCTCACCCATCACGGCTTGAAGGAAAAAGATAAGGCCGCCATGGACCTGTACCAGGGAAAGAACATCAAGCTCGACCCGCTCACCGCGCCCGGTACCGGAAGCCCACAGGAAAAGGAGAAGGCGCGCCTCGAGGAAATCATCGAGAAAATGAACACCCTGTTCGAGGGTGAGCTCACCGACAATGACAAGCTGGTCTACGTGAACAACGTGCTCCTCGGGAAGTTGCTCGAGTCCACGAAGTTGGTCCAGCAAGCCGCCAACAACACCAAGCAGCAGTTCGCCAATTCGCCGGATCTCAAGAACGAGCTTCTTGATGCCATCATGAGCGCCTTCGATGCCCACACGACCATGAGCGCTCAGGCGCTCAACTCGGAGGCCGTGCGAGGAGGCCTCCAGGACATCTTGCTGAACTACTCGGGGCTTTGGGAAGCCCTGAGAACAGAGGCAGGATCTGTAATGCCTGACCTGCTGGCGCTTCGCCAATCTATAGACTCCACGGTGATGGAGCAGAGGATATCACCGGCGTGGGTGGGCGAGCCCCGGGATGGCGCAAAAGAAGACGATGGTATTCGAGCCAACCGGCTTTGATGATACCGAATGGAGCAAAAAGGGGAGGCTCGTAGCCTCCCCCGATGCTATTCAGTTGGGTTCAAGCTAGTGGTCCCGATGCGAGCGCCAGCTCATGCGATCGGAACTGCCCCGGTCCCCGTGGTTGATGCCGCCGAAGGCATCGTTCTTCTGGGGATCCGCCTGCTTGGGGATGGGCGCCGGGAAGGCGGCTTTCCACTTGGGGGCGATGCCCTTGAGGGGCCTGGGGGTCTTGGTGAACCGCGACGTAGGCTCCATTGCCATGCGTGAGTTCCTCCTTTGGTTGGACATGAACGGCCCGGCGGGCCGATCGCACCGGCGACTCGCACCGGTGCATGGAAGATGGCGAACGTATTTAAG
Coding sequences within:
- a CDS encoding type I restriction endonuclease, producing MPSLHQEISFETEICDHLAANGWLYAEGDAKAYDRARALFPDDVLTWVQATQPKAWEILTNNHGAKAAETLLDRLRDQLDKRGTLDVLRQGIELLGLKQPLKLAEFKPALAINPEILERYETNRLRVIRQVRYSLHNENCIDLVLFLNGLPVATVELKTDFTQSIADAIDQYRFDRQPRPKGFPAEPLLSFPSGALVHFAVSNSEVHMVTRLEGPETVFLPFNLGNEGGAGNPLNPKGGHRTAYLWEQIWARESWLEILGRYLTAQRDKQKKLTRIIFPRFHQLDVTRKLQKAVLRDGPGTKYLIQHSAGSGKTNSIAWTAHFLAELHDASHNKVFDTVIVISDRTVIDTQLQEAIFDFERTTGVVATIRGEANSKSGELAKALSGSKKIVVCTIQTFPFALQEVRKLAATQGKRFAVIADEAHSSQTGEAAAKLKALLSPEELEALGDGGEVSTEDILAAQMAARADHAGITFVAFTATPKHKTLELFGTRPDPSSNPGPENVPAPFHVYSMRQAIEEGFILDVLRNYTPYALAFKIANGGEEFDEKAVDRSAALKKLMGWVKLHPYNIAQKVQVVVDHYRTQVAGLLGGKAKAMVVISSRLEAVRWQLAIQRFILERGYKIGTLVAFSGEVADEQSGPEPFSENSKTLNPRLKGRDIRKAFEGDEYQILLVANKFQTGFDQPLLCGMYVDKRLAGIQAVQTLSRLNRAYPGKETTYILDFVNDPADILAAFKTYHTTAELSGTTDPHLVFDLRAKLDSQGYYDDHEVERVVRADLNPNSKQSDLVKAIEPVADRLIKRYKAAQAAFRSAKAHGDSQASQDAKSELDAMLLFKSDVGAYIRLYTFLSQIFDYANTDIEKRAIFFKRLLPLLEFGREREEIDLSKVQLTHHGLKEKDKAAMDLYQGKNIKLDPLTAPGTGSPQEKEKARLEEIIEKMNTLFEGELTDNDKLVYVNNVLLGKLLESTKLVQQAANNTKQQFANSPDLKNELLDAIMSAFDAHTTMSAQALNSEAVRGGLQDILLNYSGLWEALRTEAGSVMPDLLALRQSIDSTVMEQRISPAWVGEPRDGAKEDDGIRANRL
- a CDS encoding class I SAM-dependent DNA methyltransferase, with the protein product MSNPNLSSFIWSVADLLRGDYKQSEYGKVILPFTVLRRLDCVLEETKPAVLAEKALREKAGLNPEPFLLKKSRQFFFNTSPLDLKKLMGDQDNIGEHLRSYIQGFSPAVRDIFESFEFHTQIDKLSKAGLLYLITEKFANIDLHPQVVSNAQMGLVFEELIRKFAELSNETAGEHFTPREVIRLMVNLLFIEDDEALSKPGVVRSLYDPTAGTGGMLSVADDHLASHNPDARLAMYGQELNPESYAICKADMLIKGQDIANIVQGNTLSADGLPGKHFDYMLSNPPFGVEWKKIEREIRKEAEDLGHAGRFGPGLPRVSDGSLLFLLHLLSKMRPSKDGGSRFGIVLNGSPLFTGAAGSGESEIRRHVLENDLVEAIIALPTDMFYNTGIATYVWIVSNRKPERRKGKVQLIDASNFFQKMRKSLGSKRKELGPEHIDDITRLFGGFEEVTRDGIPISRIFRNEDFGYRTITVERPQRDEQGRVVLATKGKAKGKPMPDTSLRDTENVPLSVDVEAYFKREVLPHAADAWIEHEKTKVGYEIPFNRQFYVFQTPRPLAEIDAELKGVTERIMVMLGGLSS
- the rnc gene encoding ribonuclease III — its product is MSRPVLEFVEKVLGLPVRGEDLFEQALTHSSFTGHPHYERLEFLGDAVLKLVASAWIYERFGALSEGEMTKIRARIVSDATLSTIARRLDLPGYMRFGKAEERTGGRKKVGNIAASLEAVFAAVHLTYGLEVVTALIRQLLEAELVTAAEAPGAENSKALLQELTQERFGTLPIYRVTGGEGPLHHHTFFVEVEVEGSVLGHGKGASKKQAEQAAAAVALVALERSEPCAKP
- a CDS encoding DUF2442 domain-containing protein — its product is MADWKPTWQEPTDTELDAEIEAARVRADRSREDAVLALSARYDRATRRVIVELNTGSTFIFPVDRVQGLQGATDDDLATIGVMPLGDLLEWPRLDWHCSLPALMAGHYGSKAWMERQHTTQPEQHRAADG
- the rpe gene encoding ribulose-phosphate 3-epimerase; this translates as MRKTLIAPSVLSADFADLGGELRRIEKAGADWVHLDVMDGHFVPNMTFGPGVITAMRPHSNLPFDVHLMIESPEQYLLAYKQAGADLLTVHAEACPHLHRTVHGIKEMGIKAGVALNPSTSEEALRYLIQDLDLVLVMSVNPGFGGQGFIPGVLRKIKAIREMADAAGRDLRIGVDGGINVTSGRQVVEAGADVLIAGSYVFGAPDAAEAIASLRS
- a CDS encoding DUF5655 domain-containing protein, whose translation is MSDLKLFRYDEQSATALPGDARPIEKSLQKLIESQMETFLGVRCLASEYSTGKTHKGRIDSLGLDENGCPVIIEYKRHINENVINQGLFYLDWLLDHQAEFRWLVMEQLNKEDANNIQWQGTRLLCIAADFTKYDEHAVAQINRNIELIRYKLFGPDLLLLELVNAVSGPSTALTTTNTSEPELEPVVTSEKSTTKTNAQQIGSASPALRGLLEQMESFITSLGDDVQVNPLKLYTAYRRLRNFACSTVVPKQDARILLWLSIDPASVQLEEGFTRDVSNIGHWGTGNLEVSIRDERSLEKAKALILRCYQES
- the fabF gene encoding beta-ketoacyl-ACP synthase II; its protein translation is MKHRVVITGLGAITPLGSSVTKYWEGLKAGKSGIAAIASIDASALPVRFAGEVKDFDPTEYMERKEAKRTARFTHFAVAAAKQAWADAGLDKDALDMERVGVFIGSGMGALDVIEEETLKLRDKGADRVSPFLIPSVIVNMAGGNVAIHLGAKGPNLCHVSACSTGAHAIGDAFRQLQFGEVDVMLAGGTEATITPLAIAGFASAKALSTGHASGDPTRASRPFDVDRNGFVMGEGAGVLVLETLEHAKARGARILAEVVGYGLTDDAHHITMPAPEGEGVQRAMKKALKEAGLEPQDVDYINAHGTSTGANDKYESAAYRGVFGAHAKKIPISSTKSMTGHLLGAAGAVEAIACVMVLNEGILPPTINLETPDPECDLDYVPNAARQAEVDVCMTNNMGFGGHNASLVFRRFA